The nucleotide window atttaaaaacattttttaagtgtGTATTGTCATTTTttggataaaataaaataaatagaagataaaaaaatttgtcaagACATGTAATCCACCACAGACCTACCTAAAATCAAATGGCCTGTGTATAGTTGAAATGCACTTTAATTTATATCTTTGAAATTAGAGTCTTCAGATGAATtaccataaaaattaaaaactacttttcactaagtgtatttttgttttgcaaaagctgatttaaaaaatttacatgaGAAATGACTTTGATTTGAAAAAGACCAAACATTGGCAAATAAACATTAGCaagttattttaattaaaaatactcTTTCTGCTTCAAAAATTAACCAATTAAAATCCTTGAACCAATCAATCCTTTCAAAAATCAACCAATCAAAATAATTGGTCTAGCATGAAGTCTGTCAATCTCCATCAACAGGAGTCACTGATTGCTGACTTGGTGTTGCCAACTGCCAATGTGGTTTCTAAAATGTATAAGCTTTTCATTAATCATTTACGTTTTAACACTTGTTTAACCTTCACCATCATTACTATTAACATAGTGCATGTCTGTAACTGTTTGTTGTTTAAACCATCTTAGTTGTTTGAGGGATAACTACAAGTGATATTCCCataattgtttgtttgtgtatttttaaaaagctaaGTTAAATATGcaattgtttatatattttattaagaaaaaaatacaaaatggcTGCAAACTTTGGCaagtttttcaagaaaaaattaacaaaacttaAAACTCAAGACAGTAAAGAAGATTCAGATGATGACGATGGGTATCAAGATCCTTCAGTGTCCTGCCCAACAGAACCACCTGGCGTGGCACGAGGAATAATGCCAGTTTATCCTCCTCCACGTCCAAATTCACCAAAGAATGGAGTACAACATGCACCAAACAACATGGTAGCAGTTATatgcataataattttttttaaatttgtaaaaaactttGTCATTAgccattttttcgtttttacatgtttgttttttgacttATGCaagaactttttaaattttataggtAAAACGTGACGACTACCAGGATCCATGGGattctaaaaaaattcaaaaaaatgataCAAGCCAAAATAATGTTCAAACTGAATACGAAGACCCTTTCGATGCAAGATTTACTggtcaacaaaaaaaacaggaatCAATAGAAGATGAAGAATATTCTGAGCCTTACGAACCAGTGAATAGAAATGTTAATAATAAGAAGCCGACTGATACATATGATGATCCATGGGATGTCCGACGAAATAGTGGCTTAGGTATAGAAACAAAACCACAAACTATAATAGCAAAAAAGCCTGGACCTAGGGATGATTATAGTGACCCTTGGGATTCAAAAGTGTCGAACAGTTTAAAAAGTACGGAAGAATATGATGACACTTATTCTGATCCTTACGATACAGACAAAAAGACGGTATTGGACGcaacaaaacttaaaaaagatGAAAGTTATGAAGACGATGATGATTTGTATGATATGCCCGAAAATGAAATGGCCATGATTGGTGTGCCTGCAGGCAAAAATACGACAGCAAGGTATATATCATGATTTTTACTGCTAAAATAATGTGCAATTTCTTAAAGAAAagggtttttatttttttgtgttttaaagtatttttttttaaagtatttttttattgctaaaattttgtttgtgattttttgaaagaaaggtttcttgtttttttgtgttacGAAGTGTATATGTATTTGGTTTCTGGCAATAATTTTGCgaaatatttatatacatcataaattaaaaaaaaaagatttccctgactaaatagaaaatatttatatacattcacATCAATGTCACTCTACCGCTGACAGTTTACTAATGTTTGAGATTTAAAGTCATCTATATAATTCATAACATAAAAGACGCTGAAGTGTTAGTAGGAAAACGATATCTCAACGATGTTAATGTCAATGTTATTCTCTAAGTTATATGTTTAGGACCAAATAAAGTTGGAACCGTAGTGTTTTTCAGCAACCTCTTCTAACTAATATTTGACAACTTAATATTACAAATGATATCCAGCAAATTGAAAAACTTAAGCTTTGCTGTGATAAGAATTGCAAGATCATAACAGTGTACTGTATCTTCGTAAATTTTTATAGTGAGAAGTTCCGTCCCCAAGGACCAGCAATACCAAATCAAAAGCCATTACAAGGAAAACCCGCTGGACAACCTGTGGCATCACAAGGTGATTATGATGCACCATGGGAATGGAAAGTAAAGGACGTGCAAGCTGAGTTTGAAAAGCGGTTCTCAGTAAGCGAAAAAAAATCACCTGTCATAGCTTCCCGTCAAAAACCAAATATGCCAAATGGGAACTTCCCTAGGGCTAATTCTCATTCAAGGCCGGTGCagaataattttaaagaaaaacgaaTTGATGTATGTGAAATAGATCCAACGATACCGCTGGACAATCAAGGGTAGGATGGTTATAACATAAAACATAAAAGTCATGTGAATTTACTTGTaatagttttttttgtattgtcaAACATCttgtaaaacataaaattagtTAATGATTAAATGAAACTAATTATGCCATCAATAGCTTCTAAAAATACTTTAATTGAATTGCAATTAGATGTTGGCAAGCATAAAAGATTCATTTATTTGATTTGTATATTACATCTTTGGAATAAACACtgcattttcatttttggtgacaGGAAATATTTACGTAATGCGTTTGTATATATGCATAGAATATTTGTTCAATTTTTCTAGATGGTTCCATGGGCGTGTTCGGAGGGGTGATGCGGAAGCTCTACTTAAAGGTAAACCAGACAGTAGTTACCTTATACGCAATAGTGAAAGTTCCAAGGTTGATTATTCCTTATCACTTAGGTatgtcagtgttttttttttatttatttttataattttttatttctaaggTCACCGTACTGTGGGAGCACAGTACAATGACTAGGCGGGAGAGAGGAGTATTTTACCTGACCTTCCCTTAAGCTTCCGTTTGCAGCGCTCAGGagagagatgtgcatattttacatgcctagcctcacaaatattgaggatTATACCCTGTCTATTGTTTCCAGGAGGGCCATGGCTTGGATGGGGATTGCTAGTGTCTGCGTAGCTCATTTTGAGCTGCGCAAAACCTATTAGGCTCTGcactctgccagacaactccctgcaacatctaaCGGCCCACACCGTGTGCCATCTCCCTAATTTCCTTCACATGACTTAGGTTAACCCGGGGTTATGGCAACATTTAGCGCCCATATTAAATCGACGCCATTTTGTTATGATGTGCCCACATGATATACATTTTAATGATTGAATTATTCTTGAAACGCCAGCCTTCTGAAACCTTACTTGTCCCTTTTTAATCTCTGTTTCGTTATTAAAAACTAATAATCACTTTTACGAGAGTTCGCCAATATTTTTGAGATTTTATcaatactttgtttttttacGAGAGTTCCCAAAAATTTTATTCTATTCTACGAGAGTTCCCCAATAATTTATTCCATTTTTCGAGAGTTCCCCaatattttattctattttaagAGAGATCCccgatatttttttcttttacgagAGTCAGCCAATACTTTGTTTCAGGAATAATGGTGAGACGATGCATCTGAAAATATCGTGTCGAGATGGAAGGTACATTCTGGGTGTGAACAGCCGACCTTACGATACAATCCCTGAGATGATTCACCATTACTCGCGCAACAAATTAAACATTTTAGGAGACGTTCATGTTAAGTTGCAATATCCTGTCCTGCAAGAACCTATGTATTTTACGGTGGAGCCTGGAACCTAAGTTGCGTTTGAGGATGATAGAATGGTTTTTGAGTTTAATAAGTTGTAGTCGTctgttaaaaagtttaaaaccaGTTCCCTTTTTTTTCATGTGCTTATTTCTTTTTGAGAGAAAACGAAACTTGCTTTGTGTTTCAAAAAACAAACGATTGTTCGAAAAATGATGTTGCCTTGACTCTCTTTGAACTCTCTTCGTGTTCCTGTTTTTTGTCACACCGCATTTCCTTTACACCTCTTACGTCCCAACCTCCCTCCTTTTCTGTTTCTTCTTAATATCAACAAAGGGAAAAGTTCTTGCCACTGAATTTAAGTGAATTTATTGTATTAACGTGGAATACAATCTATGTATATACGCTGTTCTTTATGTTCTGCAAAATATGTACTGCTAGTAATTCTTATTTGGATGTATATATATGTTGCTTGTATAActtaaaatatttgtatattttttaatgcATCTCATAAGATGTTGATCAGGTCACCATGATGTCACCGCATTACGTCATTAAGTTACGGACGGTTGATGACACATGTCACTCCTTCTAATGTCAACTTCTGTAAGTGTCCCCATGTAATTGCTAGTATTTTCCGTTGTCTCGGGTAGAcatgtttttgtatatatatatattatatatatatatacttctgcctttttgaaattttgtgcaGAAAATTATATTGTCATTCTTTCTCGCTAAGGAAGagcgaaaaagaagaaaaaacgaaAGAGCGATTATGAGGATTATGTAATGAGGATTATGtaattaagaaaatattttgattattttgtagtttagttttttaatttcatatttcttttatatatatatacattcgtAAATAATTGATATTTTTAAGCAACTTGTCTCATACCTCTTGCTTTTTCCACGAGTATACAGGCGATTATATGCGCATAGTTCAAGAAAAGGATCTTGTGGCTAGGTTGCTTGACGATTTTTTTCATTCATgtaaataat belongs to Hydractinia symbiolongicarpus strain clone_291-10 chromosome 1, HSymV2.1, whole genome shotgun sequence and includes:
- the LOC130634180 gene encoding SH2 domain-containing adapter protein B-like, translated to MAANFGKFFKKKLTKLKTQDSKEDSDDDDGYQDPSVSCPTEPPGVARGIMPVYPPPRPNSPKNGVQHAPNNMVKRDDYQDPWDSKKIQKNDTSQNNVQTEYEDPFDARFTGQQKKQESIEDEEYSEPYEPVNRNVNNKKPTDTYDDPWDVRRNSGLGIETKPQTIIAKKPGPRDDYSDPWDSKVSNSLKSTEEYDDTYSDPYDTDKKTVLDATKLKKDESYEDDDDLYDMPENEMAMIGVPAGKNTTASEKFRPQGPAIPNQKPLQGKPAGQPVASQGDYDAPWEWKVKDVQAEFEKRFSVSEKKSPVIASRQKPNMPNGNFPRANSHSRPVQNNFKEKRIDVCEIDPTIPLDNQGWFHGRVRRGDAEALLKGKPDSSYLIRNSESSKVDYSLSLRNNGETMHLKISCRDGRYILGVNSRPYDTIPEMIHHYSRNKLNILGDVHVKLQYPVLQEPMYFTVEPGT